A single window of Stigmatopora nigra isolate UIUO_SnigA chromosome 20, RoL_Snig_1.1, whole genome shotgun sequence DNA harbors:
- the LOC144213524 gene encoding uncharacterized protein LOC144213524 isoform X3 has protein sequence MLAHLLSRRPERTLKRVLRSRVRPWTRTNATRSEHGRPVRIGCASGFWGDTATSVPQLIHGGKLDFLVFDYLSEITMSLLTAAKSKAPNLGYAPDFVLAALAPNIRDIQQKGVRVVSNAGGVNPLACAAAIREVVRKAGLDLKVAVVTGDDLSAQRSRPARVQTADGPRALPERLHSVNAYLGAGPIRRCLDLGADIVVTGRCVDSALALGPLMHTVGGGRGEWPAPRSERAVCERSGFSGSSDGEKGTWICWPPEVWRVISSSAAPRAPAGSSPTGIASPTGTTWASPWWNARPTVPSSSPNRQTPAAWCPSARRPSNWCTRSATRADTCCRTSPATSATRSSRKCPVRASSPSSAPDSSSLAFGPRAGVEGGAVRVSGAKGSAPPRDYKVCATYMEGFRATAVCPLGGPRAAEKARRTAESIVKRWRCGRAPGDCHGGLPSETPDALRRTRRIFKRLALEDFTHVHVQVLGAEDTYGAHAANKGSREAVLWLAVCHKDKKALEVFAREIAPAGTGMAPGLCGIVGGRPRVSPILKPFFFYQPKSQVQIHIHVDGHEAESFSETEADTPDEEAPPPGDGEEADLDLPSGTHRYRLEELAYTRSGDKGDSANIGVIARHPLLFPYLKKHLTSSAVEDYLAHLFPSGRRGAVTRYTLPGINGLNFLLKDCLGGGGVASLRSDPQGKALAQMLLDLELDGLPDLAPPLA, from the exons ATGTTGGCGCACTTGCTCTCGCGACGTCCCGAAAGGACGCTGAAACGCGTGCTGCGTTCACGTGTGCGTCCGTGGACGCGGACGAACGCCACACGCTCCGAACACGGCCGCCCCGTCCGAATCGGCTGCGCCTCGGGCTTTTGGGGCGACACGGCCACTTCAG TGCCTCAGCTGATCCATGGGGGGAAACTGGACTTTTTGGTATTCGATTACCTGAGCGAGATCACCATGTCGCTCCTGACCGCAGCCAAGAGCAAAGCGCCG AACCTGGGTTACGCTCCGGACTTTGTGCTGGCGGCCTTGGCGCCCAACATCCGGGACATCCAGCAGAAAG GCGTGCGCGTGGTCAGCAACGCCGGCGGCGTCAACCCGCTGGCCTGCGCCGCCGCCATCCGGGAGGTGGTCCGGAAGGCCGGGCTGGACCTGAAGGTCGCCGTGGTGACGGGCGACGACCTGAGCGCACAA AGGAGCCGCCCGGCCCGGGTGCAGACGGCCGACGGCCCCCGCGCCTTGCCTGAGAGGTTGCACAGCGTCAACGCCTACCTGGG GGCTGGGCCCATTCGTCGATGCCTGGACCTCGGCGCAGACATCGTGGTCACGGGCCGTTGCGTGGACAGCGCCCTGGCTCTGGGGCCGCTCATGCACACGGTAGGTGGCGGACGGGGCGAGTGGCCGGCTCCGCGCAGTGAGCGAGCCGTCTGCGAGCGCTCTGGCTTTTCTGGCAGTTCGGATGGAGAGAAGGGGACCTGGATCTGCTGGCCGCCGGAAG TCTGGCGGGTCATCTCATCGAGTGCGGCGCCCAGAGCACCGGCGGGATCTTCACCGACTGGCATCGCGTCCCCGACTG GGACAACATGGGCTTCCCCGTGGTGGAATGCTCGTCCGACGGTTCCTTCGTCCTCTCCAAACCGCCAAACACCGGCGGCCTGGTGTCCTTCGGCACGGCGGCCGAGCAACTGGTGTACGAGATCGGCGACCCGCGCCGATACGTGCTGCCGGACGTCACCTGCGACTTCAGCCACGCGCTCATCCAGGAAGTGCCCGGTAAGAGCGTCTTCGCCTTCGTCCGCGCCCGACTCGTCATCCCTCGCCTTTGGTCCCCGTGCAGGCGTGGAGGGCGGTGCCGTCCGGGTCAGCGGCGCCAAAGGTTCGGCGCCGCCGCGCGACTACAAG GTGTGTGCCACCTACATGGAGGGATTTCGCGCCACCGCCGTGTGTCCGCTGGGCGGGCCCAGAGCGGCAGAAAAGGCCCGCCGGACCGCCGAGAGCATCGTCAAAAGGTGGCGTTGTGGCCGGGCTCCGGGGGATTGCCACGGGGGCTTGCCATCTGAAACGCCGGACGCTTTGCGCAGGACCAGGCGGATATTTAAGCGTTTGGCTCTGGAGGATTTCACCCACGTCCACGTCCAAGTCCTGGGAGCGGAGGACACGTACGGCGCTCACGCCGCCAACAAG GGCTCCCGAGAGGCGGTCCTGTGGCTGGCCGTATGCCACAAAGACAAGAAGGCGTTGGAGGTATTCGCCAGAGAGATCGCCCCCGCCGGGACGGGCATGG CTCCCGGACTGTGCGGCATTGTGGGCGGGCGTCCCCGAGT GTCTCCCATCCTGAAACCCTTCTTCTTCTACCAGCCCAAGTCCCAAGTCCAGATCCACATTCACGTGGACGGACACGAGGCGGAGTCTTTCTCGGAGACGGAAGCCGACACGCCCGACGAGGAGGCCCCTCCTCCGGGCGACGGGGAAGAGGCGGACCTAG ACCTCCCCAGTGGGACGCATCGCTACAGGCTGGAGGAGCTGGCCTACACCAGGAGCGGCGACAAAGGCGACTCGGCCAACATCG GCGTGATCGCCCGCCaccccctcctcttcccctaCCTGAAGAAACACCTGACCTCCTCGGCAGTGGAGGATTACCTGGCGCACCTCTTCCCGTCGGGACGGCGCGGCGCGGTCACCCG ATACACTTTGCCGGGGATCAACGGCCTCAATTTCCTTCTGAAGGATTGCCTCGGCGGGGGAGGGGTGGCGTCCCTGCGGAGCGACCCCCAG GGAAAAGCTCTGGCTCAGATGTTGCTGGACTTGGAACTGGACGGACTTCCCGACCTGGCGCCCCCGCTGGCTTGA